The Meiothermus sp. CFH 77666 region AGTTCGCGCGAACTGCTGCCGGAGTTAATCCCCCAGTTCAGCAACAACCCCAACTTTCGCCTGCTCCGGGGCGCCCTGTTCACCAGCAACTTGCTGCAGTTCAATACCACCCAGCCGCCCTTCGACCAGGTGGCTTTCCGGCAAGTAATCGCTGGGCTCGTAGACCCCAAAGTTATTGTGGAGACCGTTCTGTTGGGCCAGGCCACCATAGGCAGCCCTGGCTTCTTACACCCCCAGTCCGCCCTTTATAACCCAGATGTGGGCGGCTATACAAAGCTAACCGTATCCGAGGCGGAGCGACGCCTCGAGCAGTTAGGCTTCAGGCGAGGCCCAGACGGTGTACGGGTCGGCAAGGATGGTCGGCGACTCGAGTTTGACCTTCTCGCCCCGGCCAACAATCCCTTACGGCTCAGAGCCGCCGAACTGATCGCCCAGCAGGCACGCCCGGCAGGCATCGTTTTCCAGGTGCGGGCCCTCGAGCCCAACACCCTGACTGACCGGGTCTGGCCCGAGTTTGACGTCTCCAAAGGGCGCAACTATGCCCTGGCGATGTTCGGCTGGTCGGCTCCGGTGATGACCCAGGCCAACCTGCGCGGTCTGTTCCATTCCAAGCCCAGCCTGGGCAACCTGAACATCGGGGCCTACCGCAATCCTACCGTGGATAGTCTGACCGAGCGCCTCACCACCACGGTAGACCCCAACGAGCGAAGGACTTTGGCAGCCAGGGTGCAGTCGCTGGTCGCCCGTGACCTGCCCTTCCTGACGCTGTGGTATCCCGATGCCACCTATGCGGTGCGGGCCGGGGTATACGACGGCTGGAAGTTCCAGCGCGGCCAGGGCATC contains the following coding sequences:
- a CDS encoding ABC transporter substrate-binding protein, translating into MRHLSRLIFGLLLFLGMGKAQQLVLAIPADEGFLTPFTYVTGYPGYNLLSLVYDTLMLPDLNGVPRPWLAEQVSSTNGGREWTIRLKDARWHDGKPVTAADVQFSYEYYRRYPVVSRFTTAVRNISQIRILDNRTVQISLPRPEATFELSTLADVPILPKHIWENVTDPKAHRDPTGSGPFKLVEVRSGQSYRLEANPEYFGGKVAPQSLVVVIIREAAATFQALQAGQIAASSRELLPELIPQFSNNPNFRLLRGALFTSNLLQFNTTQPPFDQVAFRQVIAGLVDPKVIVETVLLGQATIGSPGFLHPQSALYNPDVGGYTKLTVSEAERRLEQLGFRRGPDGVRVGKDGRRLEFDLLAPANNPLRLRAAELIAQQARPAGIVFQVRALEPNTLTDRVWPEFDVSKGRNYALAMFGWSAPVMTQANLRGLFHSKPSLGNLNIGAYRNPTVDSLTERLTTTVDPNERRTLAARVQSLVARDLPFLTLWYPDATYAVRAGVYDGWKFQRGQGILNKFSFLP